One part of the Aspergillus luchuensis IFO 4308 DNA, chromosome 5, nearly complete sequence genome encodes these proteins:
- a CDS encoding uncharacterized protein (COG:S;~EggNog:ENOG410Q1RM;~InterPro:IPR013087): protein MASLQMQNRTLLRIIENSKIRSLCPQCLKGFPRSDALYEHFRRTSDKIHDGLDMRSTDFGRFFSCYQVALRASILPAQLQFGAKCFEYRFIVEHYGEGDENRQSICQTNNTNTGATYSWTDTTAPSSDTNYIPNDFGSNPMGWSGNERQD from the exons ATGGCCAGCCTGCAAATGCAAAACCGGACCCTTTTAAGGATTATTGAAAATTCCAAGATTAGATCGCTATGCCCCCAGTGTCTCAAAGGCTTTCCCCGCTCAGACGCCCTATACGAACATTTTCGACGAACCAGCGACAAAATACATGATGGTCTTGACATGAGGAGCACCGACTTCGGCCGGTTTTTTTCCTGCTACCAAGTAGCTCTTAGGGCCTCTATCCTCCCAGCGCAACTCCAGTTTGGCGCCAAATGCTTCGAGTACCGGTTCATTGTCGAACATTATGGAGAAGGCGACGAGAATCGCCAGAGTATATGtcaaacaaacaacaccAATACTGGCGCCA CATATTCTTGGACGGATACTACTGCCCCATCTTCGGACACGAACTATATTCCGAATGATTTTGGCAGTAATCCCATGGGATGGAGCGGCAACGAGCGCCAGGACTGA
- a CDS encoding uncharacterized protein (COG:L;~EggNog:ENOG410Q1Z8;~TransMembrane:1 (o195-214i)) translates to MQLLTFDASYSVRFLSNLPSMTNTREDRRLPPLPCVKPLPRGPLDPSNANANATSASRTQLTCPVRSTCSGAEERVVVNESSATSAESSLPEPDESQKAFMWPQDLSSPQILNFIAPTNINRKPPLQQQCGRKRKASMAPAGLDNQRERHRIAEGNRRKNLSQLHRELDSRIHDYFLEQAGWNPSKGLPESKEQIVQAAIFLIDYMVSIIMTLLRQENQMPRQLSEYLTPQMRCMQLQQLVFSLRKQNQIFQQQLRRLQEENQTLVERKKALELQLNLLRPRKSEPLTY, encoded by the coding sequence ATGCAGCTTCTGACGTTTGACGCTTCTTACAGTGTACGCTTCCTGTCCAACCTACCGAGTATGACAAATACGAGAGAGGATCGTCGCCTGCCCCCGCTTCCATGCGTGAAGCCCTTGCCCCGCGGACCCTTAGACCCCTCCAATGCCAACGCCAATGCCACCAGCGCTTCAAGAACTCAGCTCACCTGCCCCGTTAGATCAACATGTTCGGGGGCTGAAGAGCGTGTTGTGGTCAATGAATCATCGGCAACCTCAGCGGAGAGTTCCTTGCCAGAACCCGACGAGTCTCAGAAGGCGTTCATGTGGCCGCAAgatctttcctctcctcaaaTTCTAAATTTCATCGCCCCCACAAACATCAACCGCAAGCCGCcgttgcagcagcagtgcgGGCGGAAGCGCAAGGCCAGCATGGCTCCAGCAGGTTTAGACAACCAGAGGGAAAGGCACAGAATTGCAGAGGGAAACCGACGAAAGAACCTCAGCCAGCTGCACCGTGAGCTGGACAGCCGCATTCATGATTACTTCCTGGAGCAAGCTGGTTGGAACCCTTCCAAGGGCCTACCGGAGTCCAAGGAACAAATTGTTCAGGCTGCCATCTTTCTCATTGACTACATGGTCTCGATCATCATGACCTTACTTCGCCAAGAGAACCAGATGCCACGCCAGCTGTCGGAGTACCTGACACCCCAGATGCGCtgcatgcagctgcagcagctggtgtTTAGCCTTCGGAAGCAGAATCAGATtttccagcagcagctcagaAGACTTCAGGAGGAAAACCAGACGTTGGTGGAGCGTAAAAAGGCGCTCGAGCTTCAGCTAAATTTGTTGCGACCACGCAAGAGCGAACCTTTGACTTATTAG
- a CDS encoding uncharacterized protein (COG:B;~EggNog:ENOG410PQ5M;~InterPro:IPR009071,IPR036910;~PFAM:PF00505) codes for MSELSVATTKPTEIGTEASTSLQATPGDLMSEPPPPYFQAWFMPGTGCEELSQRLPCVSDGLPQASGKLAVSFDQPAPVLEFAANDPYYLVPQPIHDNTQAHEDKLIPEEGSDADHTKPEALCRKTGLRKSSCFEAQTRDGQAKYAATGSENPCLPCPLSELNDGMQDIPVRDMYAWVHRPVATRRQEARQRRQRIPRPLNSFILYRLAYNDRVKYWLGRNDHQTISRLSGQSWKMEAPHIRKEYETLAEMEKRNHATAHPGYRFSLSNKRGKSRTAKGHSQELALRSKAFSNFGQDSRPAAWAPSVDNNGACERSTGTFPEEEGTLVQRCSLSPDGFIPLGSAASVWEQWTSYPQTTSAEHGSKGTQPRLPVTTGQTEIPATACLVSQPAAPGIDAANRRSASLPLSIPYEIYSVFSGEWLIEGK; via the exons ATGTCAGAATTATCTGTCGCCACAACTAAGCCAACTGAAATTGGAACCGAGGCGTCCACCTCTCTCCAAGCCACACCAGGAGACCTGATGTCTgagccaccaccgccatatTTCCAGGCGTGGTTCATGCCTGGTACCGGTTGTGAGGAACTCAGCCAGCGGCTCCCGTGCGTCTCCGATGGTCTTCCCCAAGCTTCTGGGAAACTCGCTGTG AGCTTCGATCAGCCTGCCCCTGTGCTAGAGTTTGCGGCCAATGACCCATACTACTTGGTTCCACAGCCG ATCCATGACAACACCCAAGCGCATGAGGACAAGCTGATACCGGAAGAAGGCAGTGACGCAGATCACACGAAGCCGGAAGCTCTGTGCCGGAAGACTGGACTTCGGAAGTCGAGTTGCTTCGAAGCCCAGACAAGGGATGGCCAAGCCAAATATGCAGCAACAGGGAGTGAAAACCCATGTCTACCATGTCCCTTAAGTGAACTGAACGACGGCATGCAGGACATCCCGGTTAGAGACATGTACGCCTGGGTGCACCGCCCGGTCGCGACGCGCCGCCAGGAGGCACGGCAACGGCGTCAAAGAATCCCACGCCCACTTAACTCATTCATACTGTACCGGCTGGCATACAATGATCGAGTTAAATACTGGCTCGGCCGGAATGATCACCAGACCATCTCCAGACTCAGCGGacagagctggaagatggaagcccCTCACATTCGGAAGGAATACGAGACGctcgcggagatggagaaacgGAACCATGCCACGGCGCATCCGGGATATCGCTTTTCGCTGTCGAACAAGCGGGGAAAGTCGCGGACTGCAAAAGGCCATTCTCAGGAGTTGGCGTTGCGTTCGAAGGCGTTCTCCAACTTCGGCCAGGACTCACGGCCTGCCGCTTGGGCCCCTTCGGTGGATAATAATGGCGCTTGTGAACGCTCGACAGGAACTTTtcctgaggaagagggaaccCTCGTCCAGAGGTGTTCCTTGAGTCCAGATGGCTTTATACCCCTGGGCAGTGCCGCCTCGGTATGGGAGCAGTGGACGTCTTATCCCCAGACGACCTCTGCTGAGCATGGCTCGAAAGGCACCCAGCCTCGTTTGCCTGTCACCACGGGGCAAACAGAGATACCTGCCACTGCTTGCTTGGTTTCCCAGCCTGCAGCTCCTGGAATCGATGCTGCCAATCGTCGGTCTGCTTCACTGCCCCTGTCTATTCCATATGAGATATATAGTGTTTTTTCTGGGGAATGGCTTATTGAAGGAAAGTAG